Proteins encoded within one genomic window of Bacteroidota bacterium:
- a CDS encoding dihydrofolate reductase, translating into MKISIIVAASEDNAIGKDNRLIWRLPFDMKFFKEKTTGHCVVTGRKNYESIPGNFRPLPGRTNIVVTRSEKYSAPGAVVVHSFEEAVAKANTLHETELFVIGGGEIYKHALPLTDVIWLTRVHHTFPDAHTFIPALDFSQWKETWREEKKADEKHAWDYTFIRYERKR; encoded by the coding sequence TTGAAAATCTCAATCATTGTAGCCGCTTCTGAAGACAATGCCATCGGCAAAGACAACCGTCTTATCTGGCGTTTGCCATTCGACATGAAATTTTTCAAAGAGAAAACCACCGGGCATTGCGTGGTCACCGGCAGAAAAAATTATGAATCCATTCCCGGTAATTTCCGCCCGCTTCCCGGCCGCACGAATATCGTTGTCACCCGATCGGAAAAATATTCTGCACCCGGCGCTGTGGTCGTTCATTCATTCGAAGAAGCCGTTGCAAAAGCAAATACGCTTCATGAGACCGAACTTTTTGTCATTGGCGGAGGAGAAATTTACAAGCACGCGCTGCCGCTTACAGATGTGATATGGCTTACGCGCGTGCATCACACATTCCCTGATGCGCACACGTTCATTCCCGCGCTCGACTTTTCGCAATGGAAAGAAACCTGGAGAGAAGAAAAAAAGGCCGATGAAAAACATGCCTGGGATTACACATTCATCCGCTATGAAAGAAAACGGTAA
- a CDS encoding thymidylate synthase encodes MKQYHDLMRHVLAHGAKKTDRTGTGTLSVFGYQMRFDLAEGFPLLTTKKVHTRSIIHELLWFLKGETNIKYLKDNGVSIWDEWADENGNLGPVYGSQWRSWPTSDGKHIDQVTHVIDQIRKNPDSRRLIVSAWNVGEIEKMKLPPCHAFFQFYVADKKLSCQLYQRSADIFLGVPFNIASYALLTLMIAQVCGLQPGDFVHTLGDAHLYSNHIEQANLQLSRDLRSLPQMKINPAVKNIFDFKYEDFIIEGYDPHPHIKAAVAV; translated from the coding sequence ATGAAACAATACCACGATCTCATGCGCCACGTACTTGCACACGGCGCAAAAAAAACAGACCGAACGGGCACCGGAACTTTAAGCGTGTTCGGTTACCAGATGCGTTTCGATCTCGCAGAAGGATTTCCGCTGCTCACCACTAAAAAAGTTCACACCCGTTCCATCATTCACGAATTGCTCTGGTTCCTCAAAGGAGAAACGAACATAAAATATTTAAAAGACAATGGCGTTTCTATCTGGGACGAATGGGCGGATGAGAATGGAAATCTCGGTCCGGTCTATGGTTCGCAATGGCGTTCGTGGCCAACTTCCGATGGAAAACATATTGACCAGGTCACCCATGTGATCGATCAGATCAGAAAAAATCCTGACTCCAGAAGACTGATCGTTAGCGCGTGGAATGTGGGTGAAATTGAGAAAATGAAATTGCCGCCATGTCATGCGTTCTTCCAGTTCTATGTTGCTGATAAAAAATTAAGCTGCCAGTTGTACCAGCGCAGCGCAGATATTTTTCTCGGCGTTCCATTCAACATCGCATCCTACGCGTTGCTCACGCTCATGATCGCGCAGGTGTGCGGCCTGCAGCCCGGCGATTTTGTGCACACGCTGGGTGATGCGCATTTGTATTCCAATCACATTGAACAGGCCAATCTTCAACTGTCGCGCGATCTTCGTTCATTACCGCAAATGAAAATAAATCCTGCAGTGAAAAATATTTTCGATTTCAAATACGAAGATTTTATCATTGAAGGATACGATCCCCATCCGCATATAAAAGCTGCGGTTGCAGTGTAA
- a CDS encoding phenylalanine-4-hydroxylase: MKQEWNKYTIEDHEVWKLLFERQVKNLQNKAWSEYLRCIPLAGLKADTVPDFGIVEHYLAKKTKWEIEVVKGIIPVQEFLELLAKKKFCSSTWLRKRHQLDYLEEPDMFHDTFGHLPLLANEKYAKFVQDFAVMGLKFCSNEKAVMLLERLYWFTIEFGLMKDNSQLRIYGAGILSSFGESKHIYSDKVELKKFSIRDVLLQPFHNNEVQNLYFVVEDMNDLWNCIPETEKMLSDFVNRKIPEEQFHFGEQLGSANV; encoded by the coding sequence ATGAAACAAGAATGGAACAAGTATACGATCGAAGATCACGAAGTATGGAAATTACTTTTTGAGCGGCAGGTAAAAAATCTGCAGAACAAAGCATGGAGCGAATACCTGCGCTGCATTCCTCTCGCAGGATTGAAAGCAGATACGGTTCCTGATTTCGGGATCGTTGAACATTATCTCGCAAAAAAAACAAAATGGGAAATTGAAGTCGTGAAAGGAATTATTCCTGTGCAGGAATTTCTTGAACTGCTCGCGAAGAAAAAATTCTGCTCCTCAACATGGTTGCGGAAACGTCACCAGCTCGATTACCTCGAGGAACCGGATATGTTTCATGATACCTTCGGCCACCTGCCTTTGCTTGCGAATGAAAAGTATGCGAAGTTCGTGCAGGATTTTGCCGTGATGGGATTGAAATTCTGCAGCAATGAAAAGGCGGTGATGCTGCTCGAGCGCCTGTATTGGTTCACTATAGAATTCGGATTGATGAAGGACAATAGTCAGTTGAGAATTTACGGCGCGGGAATTCTTTCTTCATTCGGCGAAAGCAAACATATTTACAGCGACAAAGTGGAATTAAAAAAATTCTCTATCCGTGATGTGTTGCTGCAACCCTTTCACAATAACGAGGTCCAGAATTTATATTTCGTAGTGGAAGACATGAATGATCTGTGGAATTGTATTCCTGAAACGGAAAAAATGCTGAGTGATTTTGTGAATAGAAAAATTCCGGAAGAACAATTTCACTTCGGAGAACAACTGGGAAGCGCTAATGTATAA
- a CDS encoding nucleoside permease, whose protein sequence is MGIKFRLTVMSFLQFYVWGAWLITISNYWFGTKHWQPEAFGAIFSTLGFSSLFMPAIIGILADRFINAERLYGVLHILGGAIMCCIPFVNDPHDFFWVIFAAMICYMPTISLSNSVAYHILKSNSFDVIKVFPPIRVWGTIGFIAAMWTTNLSGNKATANQFYISAIAAFVLGIYSFTLPVCPPQTNPERKKSLLEMFGLNAFRLFTDRKMAMFFLFSMLLGAALQLTNMYGDVFLSDFKNVPRYTDSFVEKYSTIIMSISQVSETLFILAIPFFLKKFGIKKVMVISMLAWVLRFGLFAYGDPGSGLWMIFMSCIVYGMAFDFFNISGSLFVEINADHKIRSSAQGLFMMMTNGFGAVIGSVTSGLIIAKYFTLKFTTIDSLLRFLKTDANNPAVKNLLFHNEVLRNGTFRNDVVIKEWSPIWLTFALYALVVAILFMLFFRHKHDPDAVADVKH, encoded by the coding sequence ATGGGAATAAAATTCCGCCTTACTGTTATGAGCTTCCTGCAGTTTTATGTATGGGGAGCGTGGCTCATTACCATTTCTAATTATTGGTTCGGAACAAAACACTGGCAACCCGAAGCGTTCGGTGCGATCTTTTCTACACTGGGATTTTCTTCTCTCTTCATGCCGGCGATCATTGGAATTCTTGCCGACCGTTTCATCAATGCGGAAAGATTGTATGGCGTGTTGCACATTCTTGGCGGAGCAATTATGTGTTGTATTCCATTTGTCAATGATCCGCACGATTTTTTCTGGGTGATCTTTGCGGCGATGATCTGTTATATGCCGACGATCTCGCTTTCCAATTCAGTGGCGTATCATATTCTCAAATCAAATTCGTTCGATGTAATAAAAGTTTTTCCTCCCATCCGCGTTTGGGGAACAATAGGATTCATCGCGGCCATGTGGACAACGAATCTCTCGGGAAATAAAGCAACAGCCAATCAATTTTACATTTCGGCGATCGCGGCTTTCGTTCTTGGAATTTATTCTTTCACACTTCCAGTTTGTCCGCCACAGACAAATCCGGAAAGAAAGAAATCATTATTGGAAATGTTCGGGTTGAATGCGTTCCGTTTATTCACCGATAGAAAAATGGCAATGTTCTTCCTCTTTTCGATGCTTCTTGGAGCTGCCTTACAATTGACGAACATGTACGGAGATGTTTTCCTTTCTGATTTCAAGAATGTTCCCCGGTATACGGATTCGTTCGTTGAAAAATATTCAACCATCATCATGTCTATTTCTCAGGTTTCTGAAACACTGTTCATTCTTGCTATTCCATTCTTCCTGAAAAAATTCGGTATCAAAAAAGTGATGGTGATCAGTATGCTTGCATGGGTGCTGCGTTTCGGATTATTCGCTTACGGCGATCCGGGAAGCGGATTATGGATGATCTTCATGTCCTGCATTGTGTACGGAATGGCGTTTGATTTTTTCAATATTTCCGGTTCGCTATTCGTCGAAATAAATGCAGATCATAAGATTCGTTCGAGTGCCCAGGGACTTTTCATGATGATGACCAATGGTTTTGGAGCTGTGATCGGCAGTGTAACCAGCGGATTGATCATCGCAAAATATTTCACGCTCAAATTCACAACGATTGATAGCCTCTTGAGATTTCTTAAAACAGACGCCAATAATCCTGCTGTCAAGAATCTATTGTTTCACAATGAAGTTTTAAGAAATGGTACTTTTAGGAATGATGTAGTGATTAAAGAATGGAGTCCGATCTGGTTGACGTTCGCCCTCTACGCGCTCGTCGTTGCAATTTTATTCATGCTGTTCTTCCGCCACAAACACGATCCGGATGCAGTAGCCGATGTCAAACACTAA
- a CDS encoding bifunctional nuclease family protein, whose product MKKMKLEIVGLSYSQTQSGAYALVLGEAKGQRRLPIIIGGFEAQAIAIELEKMTPSRPLTHDLFKSFAEAFHIRVQEVLIYNLVEGIFFAKLICSNGTEETEVDARTSDAIALAVRFNCPIYTYEFILSQAGIVLEDEKTPAEEEKEKKAGEEEGEEIVAAAAGGPEFGRKTVKELEEMLRKALEDENYERASRIRDELKKRKSK is encoded by the coding sequence ATGAAAAAAATGAAGCTTGAGATCGTCGGCCTGTCGTACAGCCAGACGCAGTCAGGCGCATACGCACTCGTGCTCGGGGAAGCAAAAGGCCAGCGGAGATTGCCAATTATCATTGGAGGATTTGAAGCGCAGGCGATCGCGATCGAGCTTGAAAAAATGACACCGAGCCGGCCGCTTACTCATGATCTTTTCAAAAGTTTTGCCGAAGCATTTCATATTCGTGTGCAGGAAGTGCTCATCTATAATCTTGTTGAAGGAATATTTTTTGCAAAACTTATCTGCTCTAACGGAACGGAAGAAACAGAAGTAGATGCGCGTACTTCTGATGCAATAGCGCTTGCAGTTCGTTTTAATTGCCCGATCTACACTTACGAATTCATTCTCTCACAGGCAGGAATTGTTCTTGAAGACGAAAAAACTCCTGCAGAAGAAGAAAAAGAAAAAAAGGCAGGCGAAGAAGAAGGTGAGGAGATTGTTGCTGCTGCAGCGGGCGGGCCTGAGTTCGGAAGGAAAACCGTTAAAGAATTAGAAGAGATGTTGCGCAAAGCGCTCGAAGATGAAAATTACGAGCGCGCGTCACGCATACGCGACGAATTGAAAAAGCGCAAGTCAAAATAA
- a CDS encoding electron transfer flavoprotein subunit alpha/FixB family protein gives MSVLVYTESNNGKIRKDSLEVTNYAAAIANAMGTSVVAVIDGNTPQEALAQLGKAGAKKVLTVSDEKIGAGIARAWAITLEQIANAESCEVIIFSHNLPGRDIAPRLAARMKAGVVAGAVEIPKTDGGKFTVRKTSYSGKATAVYTMNSAKKIITVLPNSIPVKLTDSTAEISSFKPDLSSFTNRVTVKEVKKESSTTVPLPEADLVVSGGRGMKDPKNWGIIEDLAKALGAATACSRPVADMNWRPHHEHVGQTGLAIRPNLYIAIGISGAIQHLAGVNGSKTMVVINTDKEAPFFKAADYGVVGDAFEVVPRLTEAVKKFKAAQH, from the coding sequence ATGTCAGTTTTAGTTTACACCGAATCCAACAATGGAAAGATCCGCAAGGATTCATTAGAAGTGACAAATTATGCAGCAGCTATAGCGAATGCAATGGGCACAAGCGTTGTCGCCGTGATCGATGGTAACACGCCGCAAGAAGCGCTCGCGCAACTGGGAAAAGCAGGAGCGAAAAAAGTGCTGACAGTTTCCGATGAGAAGATCGGCGCCGGCATCGCGCGTGCGTGGGCGATAACGCTGGAGCAAATTGCAAATGCAGAATCCTGCGAGGTGATTATTTTTTCTCACAATCTTCCCGGAAGAGATATAGCACCAAGATTAGCAGCAAGAATGAAAGCAGGAGTAGTAGCAGGTGCAGTTGAAATTCCAAAAACAGATGGCGGAAAATTTACGGTGCGAAAAACTTCTTACTCCGGAAAAGCCACGGCAGTTTATACAATGAATTCTGCAAAAAAAATTATAACTGTTCTTCCTAATTCAATTCCTGTAAAGCTCACAGATTCCACTGCAGAAATTTCTTCTTTCAAACCCGACCTGTCTTCATTCACCAACAGGGTCACTGTTAAAGAAGTGAAGAAGGAATCATCTACAACTGTTCCTCTTCCCGAAGCAGATCTCGTTGTATCAGGCGGCCGTGGAATGAAAGATCCGAAGAACTGGGGCATCATAGAAGATCTTGCAAAAGCGTTGGGTGCCGCCACTGCATGTTCGCGTCCTGTTGCAGATATGAATTGGCGCCCGCATCATGAACATGTAGGACAAACCGGTTTGGCCATTCGACCGAATCTTTACATTGCTATTGGAATTTCCGGCGCTATACAACATCTCGCAGGAGTGAACGGAAGTAAAACAATGGTGGTGATCAATACCGATAAAGAAGCGCCATTTTTCAAAGCAGCAGATTACGGTGTGGTCGGTGATGCATTTGAAGTTGTTCCGCGCCTTACTGAAGCAGTCAAAAAGTTCAAAGCGGCGCAGCATTAA
- a CDS encoding electron transfer flavoprotein subunit beta/FixA family protein, with the protein MKILVCISNVPDTTTKIAFTPDGKSLNKTGVQFIINPYDEWYALVRALEIKEALGAGTVTLIHVGPVENEAIIRKGLAIGADDAVRIDADPCDAYFVAEQIAAYAKDKNFDLILTGKETIDTNSSMVGGMLGEMLSVPFCSLTSKLDVNARPAEPFGRGKMITVEKDIDGGTVVLEFETPAVISCQKGMAEARIPNMRGIMAARTKPLNVIPAANPSVLTSVENYTPAEGRKAVKMIDPNNMDELVNLLHTEAKVI; encoded by the coding sequence ATGAAAATATTAGTCTGCATCAGCAATGTTCCTGACACAACAACGAAGATCGCTTTCACTCCCGATGGGAAGTCGCTGAATAAAACCGGCGTGCAGTTCATCATCAATCCGTATGATGAGTGGTATGCACTCGTGCGTGCGCTCGAGATCAAAGAAGCATTGGGAGCAGGAACAGTTACACTCATTCATGTTGGGCCAGTCGAGAACGAAGCGATCATCCGCAAAGGACTTGCCATTGGTGCCGACGATGCAGTTCGTATTGACGCTGATCCGTGTGATGCTTATTTTGTAGCAGAGCAGATCGCAGCGTATGCGAAAGACAAAAATTTCGACCTCATTCTCACCGGGAAAGAAACCATTGACACGAATAGTTCGATGGTCGGCGGAATGCTCGGTGAAATGTTATCTGTTCCATTCTGCTCACTCACTTCAAAGCTTGATGTGAATGCCCGCCCGGCCGAGCCATTCGGACGGGGGAAAATGATCACTGTAGAAAAAGACATTGACGGAGGAACAGTAGTACTCGAATTCGAAACGCCTGCGGTGATCTCCTGCCAGAAAGGAATGGCCGAAGCAAGAATTCCGAATATGCGCGGCATCATGGCAGCGAGAACAAAACCACTCAACGTTATTCCGGCGGCGAATCCTTCTGTGCTTACGTCAGTAGAAAATTATACACCAGCAGAAGGAAGAAAAGCAGTGAAGATGATCGATCCAAATAATATGGATGAACTTGTGAATCTCCTGCATACCGAAGCGAAAGTAATTTAG
- a CDS encoding 2Fe-2S iron-sulfur cluster binding domain-containing protein: MARFHKLRIKEITHETPDTVSVVFDVPENLRSEFAYVQGQYLTLKLHVNGEELRRSYSLCSSPVADTEYRIAIKKVKDGRGSKFVNDEMKAGDEVEVMTPLGNFHSPIDASNEINYFLFAGGSGITPMFSILKTVLHSESKSKVTLVYGNRDEQSIIFRKQLEKIVAESNGRLKIIHVLEHTETENEFIQKGLLTKEKVNSILEKHAVISGNNEYFICGPGPMMDNVKNALTEMKADAKRIHIEYFTAVADAVKAAEASSANGNVITSKVTIIMDGQKVNIDLPSNGQAILDAALDADLDVPYACKGAVCCTCRAKLMEGKVTMDQNFALTDDEVAQGYILTCQSHPASERVVVNYDEP; the protein is encoded by the coding sequence ATGGCCCGCTTTCACAAACTCAGAATTAAAGAAATCACGCACGAAACTCCCGACACGGTTTCTGTAGTGTTCGATGTGCCTGAAAATCTGCGCAGTGAATTTGCGTATGTGCAGGGGCAATACCTCACGCTGAAATTGCATGTCAATGGTGAAGAATTGCGCCGGTCTTATTCACTTTGCTCAAGCCCTGTTGCGGATACGGAATATAGGATCGCAATAAAGAAAGTGAAAGATGGCCGCGGATCGAAATTTGTGAATGATGAAATGAAAGCAGGTGATGAAGTGGAAGTGATGACTCCGCTTGGAAATTTTCATTCACCGATCGATGCATCAAACGAAATAAATTATTTTCTTTTCGCAGGAGGAAGCGGCATCACGCCGATGTTTTCGATTCTCAAAACGGTTCTGCATTCCGAATCAAAAAGTAAAGTGACGCTTGTTTACGGAAACCGCGATGAGCAAAGTATTATTTTCAGAAAACAATTGGAAAAAATTGTTGCAGAAAGCAACGGACGGCTGAAGATCATTCATGTACTCGAGCATACGGAGACGGAAAATGAATTTATTCAGAAAGGATTGCTCACAAAAGAAAAAGTGAATTCCATTCTTGAGAAACATGCAGTGATCTCCGGCAACAACGAATATTTTATCTGCGGGCCCGGGCCAATGATGGACAATGTGAAGAATGCGCTGACGGAAATGAAAGCCGATGCAAAGAGAATTCACATCGAATATTTCACAGCGGTGGCTGATGCGGTGAAAGCTGCAGAAGCTTCATCTGCCAATGGAAATGTGATCACGAGTAAGGTGACGATCATTATGGATGGGCAGAAAGTGAATATCGATCTTCCTTCGAACGGGCAGGCCATTCTCGATGCTGCGCTCGACGCCGATCTTGATGTTCCGTATGCGTGCAAGGGCGCAGTGTGTTGCACGTGCCGCGCGAAACTGATGGAAGGAAAAGTGACGATGGATCAGAATTTCGCGCTGACGGATGATGAAGTAGCGCAAGGATATATTCTCACGTGTCAATCACATCCTGCAAGCGAAAGAGTGGTGGTGAATTATGATGAACCTTAG
- the pbpC gene encoding penicillin-binding protein 1C, with amino-acid sequence MPCLTHDHGLSLLWVKKFIAITKKIFPAAWKQAKGIPSRYAQTWKTRRGRWANYISALLLTYAFCLPSKLFTDPTCTVILDKDGKLLGAKIASDGQWRFPDRKKAPYKFAQCLIQYEDRQFYSHPGVNPAALFRAVKQDLSNAKVVSGGSTLTMQLVRISRKNPPRNVWQKCVEIVLATRVELDYSKEEILALYASHAPFGSNVVGIDAASWRYFGRDPDNLSWAESATLAVLPNSPSLIYPGKNQLRLKEKRDRLLDRLKDAGIIDCKTRDLAKEEPLPGAPHQLPRIAPHLLDRVAKEGMEGQIVKTTIDIDLQEKVNGIIALHHAELKGNQINNAAAIVLDVETGNVLAYCGNTNDDAAENNGDDVDVIMAPRSTGSILKPFLYAGMLTDGQLLPNTLVADIPTDLSGYNPQNFNRTYDGAVPARRALARSLNVPAVRMLQQYRVEKFHSLLQKIGLTTINQPPDHYGLSLILGGAEGKLWDLAGAYASMARTLNHYNTNNIYDKKDFHAPTYLPLPNEKHDAPIGEHSYYDASAIWFTFDAMTEVVRPDEEVNWTAFLSSNKIAWKTGTSFGFRDGWAIGVTPKYVVAVWVGNADGEGRPGLIGVQTAAPILFDIFSDLRSPGWFKRPDNDMVKVNICKESGYRAGDLCDAEEQWIPKSGLKSGPCPYHRMIHLDASGKFQVTSDCEEVSKMQHAPWFVLPPAMEYYYKTKNPSYKTLPPFKDGCGGVTVNSMDFVYPRQETQLYIPTELDGRPGKVVFEIAHRKSGMTVYWHLDDQYMGMTKDIHQFAMNPDPGAHTVTCVDENGESISMKFEVVSKKK; translated from the coding sequence ATGCCCTGCCTGACTCATGATCACGGACTATCTTTGTTATGGGTGAAAAAATTCATTGCCATAACGAAGAAAATTTTTCCTGCTGCATGGAAACAAGCAAAAGGAATTCCTTCCCGCTATGCACAAACGTGGAAAACACGCAGAGGCCGATGGGCCAACTATATTTCAGCTCTTCTTCTCACTTATGCATTCTGTCTTCCGTCAAAACTTTTTACAGATCCTACCTGCACTGTCATTCTTGATAAAGACGGAAAATTGCTCGGCGCAAAAATTGCGAGCGATGGCCAATGGAGATTTCCCGATCGGAAAAAAGCTCCTTACAAATTTGCGCAGTGCCTCATCCAGTATGAGGACCGGCAATTTTATTCTCATCCCGGCGTAAATCCTGCCGCACTTTTCCGCGCCGTAAAACAGGATCTCTCCAATGCAAAAGTGGTTTCAGGAGGAAGCACACTCACCATGCAACTCGTGCGCATCTCAAGAAAAAATCCGCCGAGAAATGTGTGGCAGAAATGTGTGGAGATCGTTCTCGCAACACGCGTCGAACTCGATTACAGCAAAGAAGAAATTCTTGCACTGTATGCCTCACACGCACCGTTCGGAAGTAATGTCGTTGGCATCGACGCTGCTTCGTGGAGATATTTCGGAAGAGATCCGGATAATCTTTCCTGGGCCGAATCGGCAACGCTTGCTGTTCTCCCGAATTCTCCTTCGCTCATTTATCCGGGAAAAAATCAATTGCGCCTCAAAGAAAAACGCGATCGTTTACTCGACCGGTTGAAAGATGCAGGAATCATCGATTGCAAAACGCGTGATCTCGCCAAGGAAGAACCTTTGCCGGGAGCGCCGCATCAGCTTCCCCGCATTGCTCCTCACCTGCTCGATCGCGTAGCGAAGGAAGGAATGGAAGGACAAATTGTGAAAACAACAATTGATATCGATCTCCAGGAAAAAGTAAATGGAATAATCGCGCTGCATCACGCAGAATTAAAAGGAAATCAAATCAATAATGCCGCAGCAATTGTGCTCGATGTGGAAACAGGAAATGTTCTTGCGTATTGCGGAAATACAAATGATGATGCAGCAGAAAATAATGGCGATGATGTGGATGTGATCATGGCGCCACGTAGCACCGGAAGTATTTTAAAACCATTTCTCTATGCGGGAATGCTCACCGACGGACAACTTCTTCCGAACACACTTGTCGCTGATATTCCAACGGATCTTTCCGGTTACAATCCGCAGAATTTCAATCGTACGTATGATGGCGCTGTTCCCGCACGTCGCGCACTCGCACGTTCGCTCAATGTGCCTGCCGTGCGCATGCTCCAGCAGTACCGCGTAGAAAAATTTCATTCGCTGTTGCAGAAAATTGGATTGACAACCATCAATCAGCCGCCCGATCATTATGGACTTTCACTTATTCTCGGTGGCGCCGAAGGAAAATTGTGGGATCTCGCAGGTGCATACGCATCCATGGCGCGCACGCTCAATCATTACAACACAAATAATATTTATGACAAAAAAGATTTTCATGCGCCCACCTATCTTCCTCTTCCGAATGAAAAACACGATGCGCCCATTGGAGAACATTCGTATTACGATGCATCCGCAATCTGGTTTACGTTCGATGCGATGACCGAAGTCGTGCGTCCCGATGAAGAAGTAAACTGGACCGCATTTCTTTCTTCGAATAAAATTGCGTGGAAAACAGGAACGAGTTTTGGCTTTCGCGATGGATGGGCCATTGGTGTAACGCCGAAATATGTGGTGGCGGTGTGGGTGGGAAATGCAGACGGAGAAGGAAGGCCGGGACTCATAGGCGTTCAAACTGCGGCGCCCATTCTCTTCGATATTTTTTCCGATCTCCGTTCACCGGGTTGGTTCAAACGCCCCGACAACGATATGGTGAAAGTGAATATCTGCAAAGAGAGTGGTTATCGCGCCGGTGATCTTTGTGATGCAGAAGAACAATGGATCCCGAAAAGCGGATTGAAGAGCGGCCCCTGTCCATACCACCGCATGATACATCTCGATGCAAGCGGAAAATTTCAGGTGACGAGCGACTGCGAAGAAGTTTCAAAAATGCAACACGCTCCGTGGTTCGTGCTTCCGCCTGCAATGGAATATTATTACAAAACAAAAAATCCTTCTTACAAAACTTTACCTCCGTTCAAAGATGGTTGCGGTGGCGTCACTGTGAATTCCATGGATTTCGTTTACCCGCGCCAGGAAACACAACTTTATATTCCCACAGAATTAGATGGCCGCCCCGGAAAAGTTGTTTTTGAAATTGCACATCGCAAATCAGGAATGACCGTGTACTGGCATCTCGACGATCAATACATGGGAATGACAAAAGACATTCACCAGTTCGCAATGAATCCCGATCCGGGCGCGCATACGGTTACGTGCGTAGATGAGAATGGAGAAAGTATTTCTATGAAGTTTGAGGTGGTGAGTAAAAAAAAATAG